In Candidatus Kaistella beijingensis, a genomic segment contains:
- a CDS encoding DUF47 domain-containing protein: MGIGNIFKAFQPKDKVFFVLFQKVAEALTAMSKEFHEGLMDFDMNDETMLTHMSDYEHKLDDLTHEIFVQLGENFITPFDREDINYLASGLDDIADFMYASAKYIYLYKTPLNPAYTEFSLLIYKSCQEIENAIRNLKDFKNPKEVKESCIKINSYENIADDVLSQATVKLFETEDAINIIKIKSVLEYLETVTDKAEDVANTIESIVIKYA; the protein is encoded by the coding sequence ATGGGAATCGGAAACATTTTTAAGGCATTCCAACCAAAAGACAAAGTATTTTTTGTATTGTTTCAAAAAGTGGCAGAAGCACTTACCGCAATGTCGAAAGAATTCCACGAAGGATTGATGGATTTCGATATGAATGACGAAACAATGCTGACTCACATGAGCGATTACGAACACAAACTCGATGACCTCACCCACGAAATTTTTGTACAGTTGGGCGAAAATTTCATTACTCCGTTTGATAGAGAGGACATTAATTATTTAGCAAGCGGATTGGATGATATTGCAGATTTCATGTACGCTTCGGCAAAATATATTTATTTATATAAAACGCCCTTAAATCCTGCATATACAGAGTTTTCACTGTTGATTTACAAATCTTGTCAGGAAATTGAGAACGCTATTAGAAACCTGAAAGATTTTAAGAACCCGAAAGAAGTTAAGGAATCTTGCATCAAAATCAATTCTTACGAAAATATTGCAGACGATGTTTTAAGTCAGGCAACTGTGAAGCTTTTCGAGACTGAAGATGCCATCAACATCATCAAAATTAAATCAGTTCTAGAATATCTTGAAACGGTGACCGACAAAGCAGAAGACGTTGCAAACACCATTGAAAGCATCGTCATCAAATACGCTTAA
- a CDS encoding GNAT family N-acetyltransferase, producing MGEIKVRKITSVDLTDLVKISRQTFTETFEEVNFEEDMQKYLSENLSEEQLQSELDNPESEFYFAENKDEILGYLKLNSGNSQTENKNENSIEIERIYVRKEFLRMKIGQLLLDHSIQIAKEKKAEFIWLGVWEHNERALKFYGKNGFEVYSKHDFVLGKDVQTDLLMKMNL from the coding sequence ATGGGAGAAATTAAAGTTAGAAAAATTACAAGCGTAGATTTAACAGATTTAGTAAAAATCAGTCGTCAAACGTTTACCGAAACTTTCGAGGAAGTTAATTTCGAAGAAGATATGCAAAAATATCTTTCTGAAAACTTAAGCGAAGAGCAATTACAATCCGAATTAGATAATCCTGAATCCGAATTTTATTTTGCCGAAAACAAGGATGAAATTTTAGGATATTTAAAACTAAATTCAGGAAATTCACAAACCGAAAACAAAAATGAAAATTCAATTGAAATCGAAAGAATATATGTTCGCAAAGAATTTCTGCGAATGAAAATCGGTCAACTTCTTCTAGACCATTCCATTCAAATTGCCAAAGAAAAAAAAGCAGAATTCATTTGGCTTGGAGTTTGGGAACACAACGAACGAGCCCTGAAATTCTACGGGAAAAACGGTTTTGAAGTTTACAGCAAACACGATTTCGTACTTGGAAAAGATGTTCAAACCGACTTATTGATGAAAATGAATTTATAG
- a CDS encoding GSCFA domain-containing protein has protein sequence MKFRTEVNIENSSKKIEVEDQIFSIGSCFSTEISDLLKTGQIQTFNNPFGTIFNPFSINNSIKKLHDSQFYTEEDLISYNEEVISLDHHTSFNSRFAHQTLEKINTKIEDANLFLQNTDWVIITYGTSFVYEFLPKKKLVANCHKIPGKFFEKRLLTNLELTDSIYETVTLLKDICKKEVQILFTVSPVRHTKDGMVENNLSKAKLISAIHEILPQFENCYYLPIYEILMDDLRDYRFYKDDMIHPNSQAVQYIWKKFGNAFFTDETKEFITENFKIAKSLEHRTFDEKNPKYQEFLENLKGRIALQQTKVKHPIFTTIIKSQ, from the coding sequence ATGAAATTTCGCACCGAAGTAAACATCGAAAACTCATCCAAAAAAATTGAAGTTGAAGACCAAATATTTTCAATCGGTTCGTGCTTTTCTACGGAGATTTCTGACCTCCTTAAAACGGGGCAGATTCAAACTTTCAATAATCCATTTGGAACGATTTTCAATCCATTTTCGATTAATAATTCCATTAAAAAACTCCACGATTCGCAGTTTTATACCGAAGAAGATTTAATCAGTTACAATGAAGAAGTGATTTCGCTCGACCATCACACCAGTTTTAATTCGAGGTTTGCGCATCAAACTTTAGAGAAAATCAACACCAAAATTGAGGATGCGAATCTCTTCCTACAAAATACGGATTGGGTCATTATCACGTACGGAACTTCTTTTGTCTACGAATTTTTACCCAAGAAAAAATTGGTGGCAAACTGCCACAAAATTCCCGGAAAGTTTTTTGAAAAACGACTTCTAACAAATCTTGAATTGACCGATTCCATTTACGAAACAGTTACCCTTTTAAAAGATATCTGCAAAAAAGAAGTGCAGATTTTGTTCACTGTTTCGCCGGTTCGTCACACCAAAGACGGGATGGTTGAAAATAATTTGAGTAAAGCCAAACTTATTTCCGCCATTCATGAAATTTTGCCGCAGTTTGAAAACTGTTATTATCTCCCGATTTATGAGATTTTGATGGATGATTTGCGGGATTACCGTTTTTACAAAGACGACATGATTCACCCCAATTCACAGGCGGTTCAATACATTTGGAAAAAGTTTGGAAACGCGTTTTTCACAGATGAAACCAAAGAATTCATTACTGAAAACTTCAAAATTGCAAAGTCTTTGGAACACCGAACTTTCGATGAAAAAAATCCCAAATACCAGGAATTTCTAGAAAATTTGAAAGGAAGAATTGCATTGCAACAAACCAAAGTAAAGCATCCTATTTTTACAACAATAATTAAAAGTCAATAG
- a CDS encoding inorganic phosphate transporter — MDLPILLVVIIVLALIFDYINGFHDAANSIATIVSTKVLTPFQAVLWAAVWNFAAFFLAAYVIGEFKIGNTIAKSVNEDFINLEVIFAGLIAAIAWNLLTWWFGIPSSSSHTLIGGFLGAALMYALVSDYHAIAIAQPDLGIFEKLKLAFQQLFTQNVVKYEKVIPIFLFIFLAPVIGMIISIIITLIIVYIAKNSSPRKADNIFKKLQLVSSALFSLGHGTNDAQKVMGIIGAAVIYYHVQMLHDPVYLALDGSHQFTYFVEHYFWVPFTSFLMIALGTMSGGWKIVKTMGTRITKVTPLEGVSAETAGAITLFLTEHLGIPVSTTHTITGAIIGVGLTKRVSAVRWGITVSLLWAWILTIPISAIVAGITYLIVILVR; from the coding sequence ATGGATTTACCTATATTATTGGTCGTCATTATTGTTTTAGCATTAATTTTCGATTATATCAACGGTTTTCATGATGCCGCGAATTCCATTGCGACCATTGTTTCCACTAAAGTTTTAACACCTTTTCAAGCAGTTCTTTGGGCTGCAGTTTGGAATTTTGCCGCATTTTTCCTCGCAGCTTATGTTATTGGAGAATTTAAAATCGGTAATACGATTGCGAAATCCGTTAATGAAGATTTCATCAATCTTGAAGTAATTTTTGCAGGATTAATCGCAGCAATCGCATGGAATTTATTAACATGGTGGTTTGGAATACCGTCTTCATCCTCACATACTTTGATTGGAGGGTTTTTGGGAGCGGCATTAATGTACGCTTTGGTTTCCGATTATCACGCAATTGCTATAGCACAGCCTGATTTGGGAATTTTTGAAAAACTCAAACTCGCTTTCCAACAATTATTTACCCAAAATGTCGTCAAGTACGAAAAAGTAATTCCAATATTCCTTTTCATCTTTTTGGCGCCGGTTATTGGGATGATTATTTCGATCATTATCACTTTGATTATTGTATATATCGCAAAAAACTCAAGCCCGAGAAAAGCAGATAATATTTTCAAAAAACTGCAGTTGGTTTCTTCCGCACTTTTCAGTTTGGGACATGGTACAAACGATGCTCAAAAAGTAATGGGTATTATTGGTGCAGCAGTGATTTATTATCATGTTCAAATGTTGCACGACCCGGTTTATCTTGCATTAGACGGTTCGCATCAGTTTACCTATTTCGTGGAGCACTATTTTTGGGTTCCTTTCACTTCATTCTTGATGATTGCATTAGGAACAATGAGCGGCGGTTGGAAAATCGTGAAAACAATGGGAACAAGAATCACCAAAGTAACGCCTCTTGAAGGAGTAAGTGCAGAAACAGCAGGTGCAATTACTTTATTTTTGACAGAACATTTGGGAATTCCAGTTTCTACAACGCATACTATTACTGGTGCAATTATCGGGGTTGGTTTAACCAAAAGAGTTTCCGCAGTTCGTTGGGGAATCACGGTAAGTCTTTTGTGGGCATGGATTTTAACTATTCCGATTTCTGCAATTGTAGCGGGAATTACTTATTTGATTGTTATTTTAGTAAGATAA
- a CDS encoding polyprenyl synthetase family protein, with the protein MQFLDEYQEIVAKAVDKYMFKDKPEELYAPMNYIISHGGKRLRPIMVLMANDMFNGNIEKALKPALAIEFFHNFTLIHDDIMDEAPLRRNQPTIHTLHGINVGILSGDALLFKAYKFFEDLEPNLFKACVRVFTHTGLLLCEGQQYDINFETQEDVTFSDYIRMITYKTGILSASSFEIGALIAGADFKDAKAIFNFGKHVGIAFQIMDDYLDVFGNMEQFGKQHAGDIVENKKTVLYLLAKENGTEEERKELDYWYSKKTDNVDKIYSVEKIFRRTKVDEKTLHLIQKHNEIAQHYLNKINVPDEKKKPFIELANYLLRRES; encoded by the coding sequence ATGCAATTTTTAGATGAATATCAGGAAATCGTAGCCAAAGCGGTTGATAAATACATGTTCAAGGATAAGCCGGAAGAACTTTATGCGCCGATGAATTACATTATTTCTCACGGCGGGAAAAGACTTCGACCGATCATGGTTTTAATGGCGAATGATATGTTCAACGGAAATATCGAGAAAGCATTGAAACCTGCTTTAGCTATAGAGTTTTTCCACAATTTCACGCTGATTCACGATGATATTATGGATGAGGCGCCGCTTCGCAGAAACCAACCCACCATCCATACTTTACACGGAATTAATGTAGGAATTCTTTCCGGCGATGCATTGCTTTTCAAAGCCTATAAATTTTTCGAGGACTTGGAGCCCAATCTTTTTAAAGCCTGTGTTCGAGTTTTTACACATACCGGACTTTTACTTTGTGAAGGACAGCAATACGACATCAATTTTGAGACGCAGGAAGATGTAACCTTCAGCGATTATATCCGAATGATTACCTACAAAACCGGAATTTTAAGTGCTTCTTCTTTTGAAATAGGAGCTTTGATTGCAGGTGCCGATTTTAAGGATGCGAAAGCCATTTTCAATTTCGGGAAACATGTCGGAATCGCTTTCCAGATTATGGATGATTATTTGGATGTTTTCGGAAACATGGAACAGTTTGGGAAACAGCATGCAGGTGATATCGTGGAAAATAAAAAAACCGTTCTCTACCTTCTAGCCAAAGAAAACGGAACGGAAGAGGAGCGTAAAGAACTCGATTACTGGTACTCCAAAAAGACGGATAATGTTGATAAAATTTACAGTGTAGAAAAGATTTTCCGCCGTACGAAAGTGGATGAAAAAACGCTTCATTTGATTCAAAAGCATAATGAGATTGCGCAACATTACCTTAATAAAATCAATGTTCCCGATGAAAAGAAAAAACCGTTCATCGAATTGGCGAACTATTTATTGAGAAGGGAATCTTAA
- a CDS encoding DEAD/DEAH box helicase produces MNLFTETNLSPDLLKAIGELGFTSPTEIQKQTIPFISSDIRDLIALAQTGTGKTAAFSLPILDMIDDGSRKIQLLVLCPTRELCLQITKDIKNYSKYMQNIKTTAVYGGSSITDQIRSLREKPQIIVGTPGRVIDLINRKALDFSEIHWLVLDEADEMLSMGFKDDLETILRETPETKQTLLFSATMNKEVERISKNYLTNPHRISVGSINEVKKNIKHEYYVVGYRHKKEALKRLIDANPNQYSIIFCRTRMETQEVADFLMQNGYAADALHGDLSQAQRDTVMKKFRLKNIDILVATDVAARGLDVNSLTHVIHYSLPDDPEVFVHRSGRTGRAGKDGISMALIKPEESRKLKQIKSSTKIDIQEKKIPTGDAIIKAQVGGVFEKLFTEHENVFDFDDELIPDLSAFSKEELVHQLLQLQLRDLALYYKDKNDLADQKFNTDEGRESRRDRGRDRDGRGRDRDRGDRREGGRGESRERKPRRNSGDMTRFFFNLGKRDNLKKMDMLEILNKATSKSKKRPDIGDIEILEKFSFFEVEKSFKDEVLRGLQTQKFKGKEMRAEVAN; encoded by the coding sequence ATGAATTTATTTACGGAGACCAATCTAAGTCCTGATCTATTGAAGGCAATTGGCGAATTGGGCTTTACAAGTCCTACAGAAATCCAAAAACAGACTATTCCTTTTATCTCTTCAGATATTCGCGATCTCATCGCACTTGCGCAGACAGGAACAGGCAAAACAGCAGCATTTTCGCTTCCGATTTTGGATATGATTGACGACGGGAGTCGCAAAATCCAACTTTTGGTGCTGTGTCCTACAAGAGAACTTTGTTTGCAAATTACCAAAGACATTAAAAATTACTCGAAATACATGCAAAACATCAAAACCACTGCGGTTTATGGTGGAAGCAGTATTACCGACCAAATCCGCTCCTTGAGAGAGAAACCGCAAATTATTGTGGGAACTCCGGGACGTGTGATCGATTTGATTAACAGAAAAGCCCTCGATTTTTCTGAAATTCATTGGTTGGTTTTGGATGAGGCAGACGAAATGCTTTCCATGGGTTTCAAAGATGATTTGGAAACCATTTTAAGAGAAACACCGGAAACGAAACAAACTTTATTGTTCTCAGCAACGATGAATAAAGAGGTGGAAAGAATTTCTAAAAATTATTTAACGAATCCGCACAGAATTTCTGTTGGTTCCATTAATGAAGTGAAGAAAAACATCAAGCACGAATATTACGTGGTTGGTTACCGTCACAAAAAGGAGGCGTTGAAAAGATTAATCGACGCAAACCCTAATCAATACTCGATTATTTTTTGTAGAACAAGAATGGAAACACAAGAAGTTGCCGATTTCTTGATGCAGAACGGTTATGCAGCAGATGCGCTTCACGGCGATTTGTCACAAGCCCAAAGAGATACGGTGATGAAGAAGTTCCGTTTGAAAAACATCGACATTTTGGTGGCGACAGACGTTGCCGCAAGAGGTTTGGATGTGAATTCTTTGACGCACGTAATCCATTATTCACTTCCGGATGATCCTGAAGTTTTCGTCCACAGAAGCGGAAGAACAGGTAGAGCAGGGAAAGATGGAATTTCAATGGCATTGATTAAACCTGAAGAATCAAGAAAATTAAAGCAGATTAAATCTTCTACTAAAATTGATATTCAGGAAAAGAAAATTCCTACGGGTGATGCGATTATAAAAGCTCAAGTTGGAGGTGTTTTTGAAAAATTATTTACAGAACATGAAAACGTTTTCGATTTTGATGATGAGTTAATTCCAGATTTATCGGCATTTTCTAAAGAAGAATTGGTTCATCAGTTGCTTCAGTTGCAATTAAGAGATTTGGCGCTTTATTACAAAGACAAAAATGATTTGGCGGACCAAAAATTCAACACCGACGAAGGCAGAGAAAGTAGAAGAGATCGTGGTAGAGATCGAGACGGAAGAGGAAGAGACCGCGACAGAGGCGACAGAAGAGAAGGCGGAAGAGGCGAATCTCGCGAAAGAAAACCCAGAAGAAACAGTGGCGACATGACAAGATTTTTCTTCAACCTAGGAAAACGCGACAATTTGAAGAAAATGGATATGCTTGAAATTTTGAACAAGGCAACTTCCAAATCAAAGAAGCGTCCCGATATTGGTGACATCGAAATTTTAGAGAAATTCTCATTCTTTGAAGTAGAAAAATCCTTTAAAGACGAAGTTTTGAGAGGTTTGCAGACTCAAAAATTCAAAGGAAAAGAAATGAGGGCGGAAGTAGCAAACTAA